One window from the genome of Borrelia puertoricensis encodes:
- a CDS encoding DUF226 domain-containing protein, producing MESVLERLKEKKLEIKDEVKNRGLFTKIEKIDNKTIYHTKIMNDFYAFGVDERQKDKFFISFRGLFNQSKITPFNLFSIKGDDKFLGIYYGYRKPIQNIVKKYEENGIVKTTSFSKVYYIEFRFKKGSVCCYIKGISRLIRKDKLDTKYYQSLIENISKLEKEVYEFYGKKLPEGGFIEKWIKKNQK from the coding sequence ATGGAGAGTGTATTAGAACGCCTTAAAGAGAAAAAGTTAGAAATTAAGGATGAAGTCAAAAATAGAGGTCTTTTTACAAAAATAGAGAAAATTGATAACAAAACAATATATCACACAAAGATAATGAATGATTTCTATGCGTTTGGAGTTGATGAAAGACAAAAGGATAAATTCTTTATTTCATTTAGAGGGCTATTTAATCAATCAAAAATAACACCTTTTAATTTATTTTCTATAAAAGGAGATGATAAATTTTTAGGCATTTATTACGGATATAGGAAACCGATACAGAATATTGTGAAAAAGTATGAGGAAAATGGAATTGTTAAAACAACTTCATTTTCAAAAGTTTATTACATAGAATTTAGATTTAAAAAAGGTAGTGTTTGTTGTTATATTAAAGGGATATCTCGTTTAATTAGGAAAGATAAATTAGATACAAAATATTATCAATCTTTAATTGAAAATATTTCAAAACTAGAGAAAGAAGTATATGAATTTTACGGGAAGAAGTTACCAGAAGGAGGTTTTATAGAAAAATGGATAAAAAAAAACCAGAAATAA
- a CDS encoding plasmid maintenance protein: MKSTKKTTNKYQHKLIVAISTIDYINNKHKKYTQSNLLYYFNGNLKRNGHKETTLKTFQKYLYKLEKVFKVTINYHKHLGVNMGTEVHYKLKYSKKECHFIINKHFRDKKEERFQKRVSTYHTKTCNKKENVEKAECFNNNYNNKKEDKKNIKFIEKLQVEKYAKKCNFKSNAFLSILNLEMDKDFKIQSFKAIKIAENNVYKHIDRIKSNNSKLKSKQQELSKVLDETKNNLKDEGYDSKQLENQIQNVYEQYKNKPHFIIEKDKYNDLKKIVERLKKTVAYVKTNIKEDKKDIRNNIFSILLDQLRHKIDTSVLVPILKNYLSKQDKLEYSKVFSNHYYCELLELMEDNKDNLQLGESKKITS; the protein is encoded by the coding sequence ATGAAAAGCACAAAAAAGACTACCAACAAATACCAACACAAACTAATAGTAGCAATATCAACAATTGACTATATCAATAATAAACATAAAAAATACACACAAAGCAATCTACTTTACTACTTTAATGGAAACTTAAAACGCAATGGTCATAAAGAAACTACTCTTAAAACATTTCAAAAATATCTTTATAAATTAGAAAAAGTATTTAAAGTAACAATTAATTATCACAAACACTTGGGTGTTAACATGGGAACTGAAGTTCATTACAAACTTAAATACTCTAAAAAAGAATGTCACTTTATAATCAATAAACACTTTAGAGATAAAAAAGAAGAAAGATTTCAAAAACGTGTAAGTACATATCATACAAAAACTTGTAATAAAAAGGAGAATGTAGAAAAAGCGGAGTGTTTTAATAATAACTATAATAATAAAAAAGAAGATAAGAAAAACATAAAATTCATAGAAAAATTACAAGTAGAAAAATATGCTAAAAAATGCAATTTTAAATCAAATGCTTTCCTTTCTATTTTGAATTTAGAAATGGATAAAGATTTTAAAATTCAATCATTTAAAGCCATCAAAATAGCTGAAAATAATGTGTATAAACACATAGACAGGATTAAATCAAATAACAGTAAACTTAAAAGCAAACAACAAGAATTAAGTAAGGTATTAGATGAGACAAAAAATAATCTAAAAGATGAGGGATATGACAGCAAACAATTAGAGAACCAAATACAAAATGTGTATGAACAATATAAAAACAAACCCCACTTTATCATAGAAAAAGATAAATACAATGATTTAAAGAAGATAGTAGAAAGACTTAAAAAAACAGTAGCATATGTTAAAACAAATATAAAAGAAGATAAAAAAGATATTAGGAATAACATCTTTAGCATACTTCTTGATCAGTTAAGGCATAAAATAGACACATCGGTTTTAGTACCAATATTAAAGAATTATTTAAGCAAGCAGGACAAATTAGAATATAGCAAGGTATTTAGTAACCATTACTACTGTGAACTTTTAGAGTTAATGGAAGATAATAAAGATAATTTACAATTAGGGGAATCTAAAAAAATTACTAGTTAA